One Glycine soja cultivar W05 chromosome 2, ASM419377v2, whole genome shotgun sequence genomic region harbors:
- the LOC114369913 gene encoding uncharacterized protein LOC114369913: MVHYAKSRDCPPDIDEAVSSLIFASAGCGDFPELYVIRKLFGPSVAVELFPSNLVYKKSLTDDQKYKVVDEIASDNCLQQEVKEHIGNQLVESDGETNHTIAEYTSTENSALVYSVQQYPPCGEEMEKEDFPDLQNKGETMALGPSSEGVSLLPYAEAMVEYYVEEIEESENFESKDGQEESASERSSIRVGLRKSKGAPKKRLKRRSSLLERQGTTENGCIIYYQQPCKSPSTQNYGTTQYNRMRKKPLIEGNPQTKYNLDKENCIQSCQSQGYTKRKAFNLD, from the exons ATGGTTCACTATGCCAAATCCAGGGACTGTCCACCTGATATTGATGAAGCAGTATCCAGTCTTATATTTGCTTCTGCAGGATGTGGAGATTTTCCTGAGCTCTATGTCATTAGGAAGCTCTTTGGACCGt CTGTAGCTGTGGAGCTATTTCCTAGTAATCTTGTATACAAAAAG TCTCTGACGGATGATCAGAAATACAAAGTGGTTGATGAAATTGCTAGCGACAATTGCCTCCAACAAGAG GTGAAAGAACATATAGGGAATCAATTAGTGGAAAGTGATGGCGAAACGAATCACACAATTGCAGAATATACCTCAACTGAAAATTCTGCATTGGTGTATAGTGTCCAGCAATATCCCCCGTGTGGTGAAGAAATGGAGAAAGAAGACTTTCCTGATTTGCAAAACAAGGGAGAAACAATGGCTTTGGGACCTTCATCAGAAGGAGTTAGTTTGCTTCCATATGCTGAAGCAATGGTAGAGTACTATGTTGAAGAGATTGAAGAATCTGAGAATTTTGAATCAAAAGATGGTCAGGAAGAATCAGCAAGTGAGAGGTCAAGCATAAGGGTTGGCTTAAGAAAGAGCAAAGGGGCACCTAAGAAAAGATTGAAAAGGAGATCAAGTTTACTTGAAAGACAAGGCACAACAGAAAATGGATGTATAATATATTATCAACAGCCATGCAAGAGTCCCTCTACTCAGAACTATGGTACTACTCAGTACAACAGAATGAGAAAAAAGCCTTTGATTGAAGGAAATCcacaaacaaaatataacttAGATAAGGAAAATTGTATACAATCATGTCAAAGCCAAGGCTACACAAAGAGAAAAGCTTTCAACCTTGACTAA
- the LOC114383406 gene encoding glucan endo-1,3-beta-glucosidase 3-like, which yields MAVLMIFHMFAAIALPAYGDAFIGVNIGTDATNMPSPTEVVALLKAQGIQHVRLYDADRAMLRTLANTGIRVIVSVPNDQILGIGQSNATAANWVARNVIAHVPATNITAIAVGSEVLTSLPNAAPVLVSALKFIQAALVAANLDQQIKVSTPHSSSVILDSFPPSQAFFNKTWDPVMVPLLNFLQSTGSYLMLNVYPYYDYMQTNGVVPLDYALFRPLPPNKEAIDSNTLLHYTNVFDAIVDAAYFAMSYLKFTNIPILVTESGWPSKGDSSEPDATVDNANTYNSNLIRHVLNNSGTPKQPGIAVSTYIYELYNEDLRSGPVSENNWGLFYANGAPVYTLHLTNSGTVFANDTTNQTFCVAKSNADTKMLQAALDWACGPGKVDCSPLLQGQPCYEPNSVASHATYAINAYYQQMAKSAGTCDFKGVASVTTTNPSHGSCIFPGSGGKNVTSVNGTALAPSTNSTNSGCLTQYYNGGFFTSSVILTLILSVVVL from the exons ATGGCTGTGCTGATGATTTTTCACATGTTTGCTGCAATAGCTTTGCCTGCTTATGGAG ATGCTTTCATCGGTGTCAACATTGGTACAGATGCCACCAACATGCCAAGTCCAACAGAGGTTGTTGCCCTTCTTAAGGCTCAAGGTATCCAACATGTTAGACTCTACGATGCCGACAGAGCCATGCTTCGCACTCTTGCCAACACAGGAATCCGTGTAATTGTTTCTGTTCCCAATGATCAGATACTCGGCATTGGTCAGTCCAATGCCACGGCTGCAAATTGGGTTGCACGCAATGTCATAGCTCATGTTCCTGCTACCAACATCACTGCCATAGCTGTTGGTTCCGAAGTCCTAACTTCCCTCCCAAATGCAGCTCCTGTCCTAGTCTCAGCACTAAAATTCATTCAAGCTGCACTAGTCGCAGCCAATCTCGACCAGCAAATCAAAGTCTCTACTCCACACTCTTCTTCTGTCATCCTTGACTCTTTCCCACCTTCTCAGgcatttttcaataaaacatGGGACCCTGTTATGGTTCCCTTGCTCAATTTTTTGCAATCAACAGGTTCATATCTTATGCTCAATGTGTACCCTTATTATGATTACATGCAAACCAATGGTGTAGTCCCTCTAGACTATGCTTTGTTCCGGCCCTTGCCTCCGAATAAGGAAGCTATTGATTCCAACACCCTCCTGCATTATACTAATGTCTTTGATGCAATTGTTGATGCTGCTTATTTTGCAATGTCATATTTGAAGTTTACCAACATTCCTATTTTAGTCACCGAGTCAGGATGGCCCTCCAAAGGCGACTCGTCTGAGCCGGATGCAACCGTTGATAATGCTAACACTTACAATAGTAACTTGATCAGACATGTCCTTAACAATAGTGGGACTCCTAAGCAACCTGGAATTGCAGTTAGCACTTATATTTATGAGCTTTATAATGAAGACTTGAGATCAGGACCAGTGTCTGAAAATAATTGGGGGCTGTTTTATGCTAATGGAGCTCCAGTTTATACCTTACACTTGACCAATTCTGGTACTGTATTTGCAAATGACACAACAAACCAAACCTTTTGTGTTGCCAAGAGTAACGCCGATACAAAGATGCTTCAGGCAGCGCTCGACTGGGCTTGTGGACCGGGGAAGGTGGATTGTTCGCCTTTGCTGCAGGGTCAACCTTGTTATGAACCAAATAGTGTAGCTTCACATGCTACATATGCTATCAATGCATATTATCAGCAGATGGCTAAATCTGCTGGGACCTGTGATTTCAAAGGAGTTGCCTCTGTCACCACTACAAACCCGA GTCATGGTTCCTGTATATTTCCAGGAAG TGGTGGTAAAAATGTTACCAGCGTAAATGGCACAGCATTGGCTCCATCTACCAATTCCACAAATTCAGGGTGCTTGACACAATATTACAATGGTGGATTTTTTACAAGCTCTGTGATTCTTACTTTAATATTGAGTGTAGTTGTCTTGTAA
- the LOC114369920 gene encoding beta-galactosidase-like: protein MWPSLIEKSKEGGLDVIETYVFWNVHEPHPGQYDFSGNLDLVRFIKTIQNQGLHAVLRIGPYVCAEWNYGGFPVWLHNIPNIEFRTNNAIFEDEMKKFTTLIVDMMRHEKLFASQGGPIILAQIENEYGNIMGSYGQNGKEYVQWCAQLAQSYQIGVPWIMCQQSDTPDPLINTCNGFYCDQWHPNSNNKPKMWTEDWTGWFMHWGGPTPHRTAEDVAFAVGRFFQYGGTFQNYYMYHGGTNFGRTSGGPYITTSYDYDAPLNEYGDLNQPKWGHLKRLHEVLKSVETTLTMGSSRNIDYGNQMTATIFSYAGQSVCFLGNAHPSMDANINFQNTQYTIPAWSVSILPDCYTEVYNTAKVNAQTSIMTINNENSYALDWQWMPETHLEQMKDGKVLGSVAITAPRLLDQKVANDTSDYLWYITSVDVKQGDPILSHDLKIRVNTKGHVLHVFVNGAHIGSQYATYGKYPFTFEADIKLKLGKNEISLVSGTVGLPNYGAYFDNIHVGVTGVQLVSQNDGSEVTKDISTNVWHYKVGMHGENVKLYSPSRSSEEWFTNGLQAHKIFMWYKTTFRTPVGTDSVVLDLKGLGKGQAWVNGNNIGRYWVSYLAGEDGCSSTCDYRGTYRSNKCTTNCGNPTQRWYHVPDSFLRDGLDNTLVVFEEQGGNPFQVKIATVTIAKACAKAYEGHELELACKENQVISEIRFASFGVPEGECGSFKKGHCESSDTLSIVKRVTNLF from the exons ATGTGGCCATCTTTGATTGAGAAATCAAAAGAAGGTGGACTTGATGTCATTGAGACATATGTTTTTTGGAATGTTCATGAGCCTCACCCTGGCCAG TATGATTTTTCTGGAAATTTAGATCTTGTGAGGTTCATTAAAACCATTCAGAATCAAGGACTTCATGCCGTGCTTCGAATTGGTCCATATGTATGTGCAGAATGGAACTATGG GGGATTTCCGGTGTGGTTACATAATATACCTAACATCGAATTTAGGACAAACAATGCTATTTTTGAG GATGAGATGAAAAAATTCACTACACTCATAGTGGACATGATGCGACATGAGAAGCTCTTTGCATCACAAGGAGGACCCATTATTCTTGCTCAG ATTGAAAATGAGTATGGAAATATTATGGGCTCATATGGTCAAAATGGAAAAGAGTATGTTCAATGGTGTGCTCAACTAGCTCAATCTTATCAAATTGGTGTGCCTTGGATCATGTGTCAACAAAGTGATACTCCAGATCCTTtg ATTAACACATGTAATGGTTTCTACTGCGACCAATGGCATCCTAATAGCAACAACAAACCTAAGATGTGGACCGAGGATTGGACTGGCTG GTTCATGCATTGGGGAGGACCAACTCCACATAGAACTGCTGAGGACGTTGCTTTTGCTGTTGGGAGATTTTTTCAATATGGTGGCACATTCCAAAATTACTATATG tACCATGGAGGTACCAATTTTGGACGAACCTCAGGAGGACCATATATCACTACCTCATATGACTATGATGCTCCTTTGAATGAATACG GTGATTTAAATCAACCTAAATGGGGACATCTGAAACGACTTCATGAGGTTTTGAAATCAGTTGAAACAACCTTAACTATGGGTTCCTCCAGAAATATTGACTACGGAAATCAGATGACG gcCACAATTTTTAGTTATGCTGGACAATCAGTTTGTTTCCTTGGAAATGCACATCCATCAATGGATGCCAATATTAACTTTCAAAACACTCAATACACTATTCCTGCATGGTCTGTGTCCATCCTTCCAGATTGTTATACTGAAGTCTACAACACTGCAAAG GTCAATGCTCAAACATCCATAATGAccattaataatgaaaattcaTATGCATTGGATTGGCAATGGATGCCTGAGACGCATTTGGAGCAAATGAAAGATGGCAAAGTCCTTGGATCTGTTGCTATAACTGCTCCTCGACTTTTGGATCAAAAGGTGGCAAATGATACAAGTGATTACTTATGGTACATCACCAG TGTTGACGTCAAACAAGGCGACCCCATTTTGTCCCATGATCTTAAGATAAGAGTAAACACCAAAGGGCATGTACTTCATGTGTTTGTTAATGGAGCACATATTG GTTCCCAATATGCTACCTATGGAAAGTACCCGTTCACTTTTGAGGCAGACATCAAATTGAAACTTGGGAAAAATGAGATATCTTTAGTTAGTGGCACCGTTGGTTTACCA AACTATGGTGCCTACTTTGACAATATACATGTTGGTGTTACTGGCGTTCAATTGGTGTCACAAAATGATGGCAGTGAGGTGACCAAAGATATCTCCACAAACGTGTGGCATTATAAGGTTGGAATGCACGGTGAGAACGTGAAGCTATATTCCCCTAGTAGAAGCAGTGAAGAATGGTTTACAAATGGTCTTCAAGCACATAAAATATTCATGTGGTACAAG aCTACATTCAGAACTCCCGTAGGAACTGATTCAGTTGTGCTAGATTTGAAAGGTTTGGGAAAGGGTCAAGCTTGGGTAAATGGTAACAACATTGGTAGGTATTGGGTAAGCtatcttgcaggtgaagatggTTGTAGTTCAACATGTGATTACCGTGGAACATATAGGTCAAACAAATGCACGACAAATTGTGGAAATCCCACTCAAAGATG GTACCATGTCCCAGACTCATTTCTTCGTGATGGTCTGGATAACACATTGGTGGTGTTTGAAGAGCAAGGAGGTAACCCCTTTCAAGTTAAAATTGCCACTGTAACTATTGCAAAAGCATGTGCAAAGGCCTATGAAGGACATGAATTGGAATTAGCATGCAAGGAGAACCAAGTCATATCTGAAATTAGATTTGCTAGCTTTGGTGTGCCTGAGGGTGAATGTGGATCCTTTAAGAAGGGTCATTGCGAATCTAGTGATACTTTATCTATTGTGAAACGggtaactaatttattttag